One part of the Nymphaea colorata isolate Beijing-Zhang1983 chromosome 8, ASM883128v2, whole genome shotgun sequence genome encodes these proteins:
- the LOC116258434 gene encoding uncharacterized protein LOC116258434 isoform X2 codes for MRHITAWLGRNGWQPSPNRDSIQDCLIQRSSSRSQRSDSRWGVKDVVARFLGRIFPQTQISKLPPEGGSEEKEKVITWLRSLALTERDLAFEYVNSTERGLSFKEAARRLKENGPNIAFEHTFSSWWQLLWRAFFHPFNVLLLVLSAVSFIAGDTANGSIMLVLVSISVGLRFFQEFNSLKAAIKLSELLKTPVRVQRCAGRVVQTELIVQIEQKDVVPGDIIHFSPGDLFPGDVRLLNSKDLVVSQSSLTGESGTVEKIADIREGLTTPVLELRNICFMGTSVASGSGTGLVISTGPKTYISTIFSTLGKWKTPDAFEKGVRHVSYALVCFMLVIVPIEVFVDYCSSNKLSQSIIFGMSVAVGLTPQMLPLIVNTNLAKGTLAMAKDRCLVKSSVAIQNMGAMDILCMDKTGTLTMDRAILFHHIDAWAVPRERILHFAFLSSYFKTVQQNPIDQAILAYTYTGGYRFEPSKWTKINEIPFDFTRRRASIILEGNTSNILTVDFQGLAVKRLMITKGALDELLSICTFIEHIESSTTVALDPMERQRILNTSEELGNEGLRVLGIAAKALRLEMNNTKEDESDMVFLGFLCFYDPPKDTVKQALWCLAEKGVKAKVLTGDSLPLAIKVCKEVGIRTTNVITGPDLEMLDQDAFDEMVKKVTVLARLTPTQKLRVVQSLKTSGNHIVGFLGDGINDSLALEAADVGISVDSGASVAKDVADIILLEKDLNVLVAGVVRGRITHGNTMKYIKMSVVANIASVISLLVATVCLPFEPLSPTQILTQNLLYNVGQILIPWDKMDDEYVSRPHRWSAKGILLFMIWNGPVSSICDIGTFLFLCWYYKANTYSMMNFFHSAWFLEGLLMQTLIIHLIRTEKIPFVQETASWPVILSTVLASVIGIAIPFTPIGKALMWIRLTFWKRILSQQCNIWSIRNFRHQKVLE; via the exons ATGAGGCATATTACGGCATGGTTGGGGCGCAATGGATGGCAGCCCTCTCCCAATCGTGACTCGATTCAAGATTGCCTCATCCAAAGGTCATCTTCTCGGTCCCAACGTTCGGATTCGAGGTGGGGTGTCAAGGATGTAGTAGCACGATTCTTGGGGAGGATCTTTCCTCAAACCCAAA TAAGCAAGCTTCCGCCTGAAGGTGGGtctgaagagaaagagaaggtcATCACTTGGTTGAGGAGTCTGGCTCTAACCGAGAGGGACTTGGCTTTTGAATATGTCAATTCGACAGAAAGAG GCCTGAGCTTCAAGGAAGCCGCAAGGAGATTGAAGGAGAACGGCCCAAATATTGCATTTGAACACACATTTTCGAGCTGGTGGCAGCTCCTTTGGCGTGCATTTTTTCATCCATTCAATGTTCTTCTGTTAGTCCTGTCAGCCGTCTCCTTCATAGCAGGTGATACTGCAAACGGATCTATTATGCTTGTGCTGGTGTCCATTAGTGTTGGCCTTCGATTTTTCCAG GAGTTCAACAGTTTAAAGGCTGCAATCAAGCTTTCAGAGCTCTTAAAAACTCCAGTCAGAGTTCAGAGATGTGCTGGCAGAGTTGTTCAAACGGAGTTAATAGTACAAATTGAACAGAAAGATGTGGTACCTGGTGACATTATCCATTTCAGTCCTGGTGATCTTTTTCCAGGCGATGTTCGATTATTAAATTCCAAAGATCTGGTTGTAAG TCAGTCATCACTTACTGGAGAATCAGGTACTGTGGAAAAAATAGCAGATATCAGAGAAGGACTAACCACTCCCGTACTTGAGTTGAGGAACATCTGCTTCATG GGAACAAGTGTTGCTTCTGGTTCTGGTACCGGCTTAGTCATCTCTACTGGACCTAAAACTTACATAAGTACCATATTTTCCACACTGGGCAAATGGAAAACACCAGATGCCTTCGAGAAAGGTGTACGGCATGTTTCGTATGCACTTGTTTGCTTTATGCTGGTTATAGTCCCTATTGAGGTATTTGTGGATTATTGTTCATCAAATAAGTTAAGTCAAAGTATCATTTTTGGTATGTCCGTTGCTGTGGGGCTTACACCACAAATGCTTCCTCTTATTGTTAACACGAATCTAGCCAAGGGAACACTTGCCATGGCCAAGGACAGGTGTTTAGTCAAAAGTTCTGTTGCAATACAAAACATGGGAGCCAT GGACATACTGTGTATGGATAAGACCGGAACTCTGACAATGGACCGTGCAATACTGTTTCACCACATAGATGCTTGGGCAGTGCCTAGAGAAAGGATTTTGCATTTTGCATTCCTAAGTTCCTACTTCAAGACAGTACAACAGAACCCCATAGATCAGGCCATCTTGGCATACACCTATACAGGAGGATACAGGTTTGAACCATCAAAATGGACAAAGATAAATGAGATCCCATTTGATTTTACACGAAGAAGAGCCTCTATTATACTCGAGGGAAATACAAGCAACATACTCACAGTTGACTTTCAGGGTTTAGCAGTTAAAAGACTGATGATAACAAAAGGAGCACTTGATGAATTACTAAGTATCTGTACTTTTATTGAGCATATTGAGAGCAGTACAACAGTTGCACTTGATCCAATGGAGCGTCAAAGAATCCTAAATACAAGTGAAGAACTGGGTAATGAAGGATTAAGAGTTCTCGGGATAGCAGCAAAAGCATTAAGATTG GAAATGAACAATACTAAAGAAGATGAATCGGACATggtttttttgggttttctgtGCTTCTATGATCCCCCTAAAGATACAGTTAAACAAGCTCTTTGGTGCTTAGCAGAGAAAGGTGTAAAGGCCAAAGTACTAACTGGTGACTCCCTTCCTCTTGCAATCAAGGTATGCAAAGAGGTTGGCATCCGCACCACCAATGTTATCACAGGGCCTGATTTAGAAATGCTCGACCAGGATGCATTTGATGAGATGGTCAAGAAAGTAACTGTTCTTGCTCGACTGACACCCACCCAAAAACTTCGTGTTGTCCAATCTCTGAAGACATCAGGAAATCATATTGTTGGATTTTTAGGAGATGGAATAAATGACTCCTTGGCCTTGGAAGCTGCTGATGTAGGAATATCAGTTGATTCTGGAGCATCAGTTGCTAAGGATGTTGCTGACATAATTCTGCTTGAGAAGGATCTCAATGTGCTTGTTGCAGGAGTTGTACGTGGAAGGATCACTCATGGAAATacaatgaaatatataaaaatgtctGTTGTAGCAAACATAGCTAGTGTTATATCGCTGCTTGTTGCTACTGTGTGCTTACCATTTGAACCATTAAGCCCCACACAGATTTTGACTCAGAATCTTCTTTATAATGTGGGTCAGATCCTAATACCATGGGATAAGATGGATGACGAGTATGTGAGCAGACCCCATAGATGGTCGGCCAAGGGCATATTGTTATTTATGATATGGAATGGACCTGTAAGCTCTATTTGTGACATTGgtacctttctttttctatgttgGTACTACAAAGCAAATACTTATTCCATGATGAATTTTTTTCACTCTGCATGGTTTCTCGAGGGCCTTCTGATGCAGACACTTATCATCCACCTGATCCGGACGGAGAAAATTCCTTTTGTACAAGAGACAGCATCATGGCCTGTTATCCTGTCCACTGTTTTAGCTTCTGTCATAGGAATTGCAATTCCATTTACTCCTATAGGAAAG GCATTAATGTGGATAAGGCTTACATTTTGGAAAAGAATTCTTTCTCAGCAGTGCAATATTTGGAGCATCCGCAATTTTAGACATCAGAAGGTTCTTGAATAA
- the LOC116258434 gene encoding uncharacterized protein LOC116258434 isoform X4 — MRHITAWLGRNGWQPSPNRDSIQDCLIQRSSSRSQRSDSRWGVKDVVARFLGRIFPQTQISKLPPEGGSEEKEKVITWLRSLALTERDLAFEYVNSTERGLSFKEAARRLKENGPNIAFEHTFSSWWQLLWRAFFHPFNVLLLVLSAVSFIAGDTANGSIMLVLVSISVGLRFFQEFNSLKAAIKLSELLKTPVRVQRCAGRVVQTELIVQIEQKDVVPGDIIHFSPGDLFPGDVRLLNSKDLVVSQSSLTGESGTVEKIADIREGLTTPVLELRNICFMGTSVASGSGTGLVISTGPKTYISTIFSTLGKWKTPDAFEKGVRHVSYALVCFMLVIVPIEVFVDYCSSNKLSQSIIFGMSVAVGLTPQMLPLIVNTNLAKGTLAMAKDRCLVKSSVAIQNMGAMDILCMDKTGTLTMDRAILFHHIDAWAVPRERILHFAFLSSYFKTVQQNPIDQAILAYTYTGGYRFEPSKWTKINEIPFDFTRRRASIILEGNTSNILTVDFQGLAVKRLMITKGALDELLSICTFIEHIESSTTVALDPMERQRILNTSEELGNEGLRVLGIAAKALRLEMNNTKEDESDMVFLGFLCFYDPPKDTVKQALWCLAEKGVKAKVLTGDSLPLAIKVCKEVGIRTTNVITGPDLEMLDQDAFDEMVKKVTVLARLTPTQKLRVVQSLKTSGNHIVGFLGDGINDSLALEAADVGISVDSGASVAKDVADIILLEKDLNVLVAGVVRGRITHGNTMKYIKMSVVANIASVISLLVATVCLPFEPLSPTQILTQNLLYNVGQILIPWDKMDDEYVSRPHRWSAKGILLFMIWNGPVSSICDIGTFLFLCWYYKANTYSMMNFFHSAWFLEGLLMQTLIIHLIRTEKIPFVQETASWPVILSTVLASVIGIAIPFTPIGKIVEV, encoded by the exons ATGAGGCATATTACGGCATGGTTGGGGCGCAATGGATGGCAGCCCTCTCCCAATCGTGACTCGATTCAAGATTGCCTCATCCAAAGGTCATCTTCTCGGTCCCAACGTTCGGATTCGAGGTGGGGTGTCAAGGATGTAGTAGCACGATTCTTGGGGAGGATCTTTCCTCAAACCCAAA TAAGCAAGCTTCCGCCTGAAGGTGGGtctgaagagaaagagaaggtcATCACTTGGTTGAGGAGTCTGGCTCTAACCGAGAGGGACTTGGCTTTTGAATATGTCAATTCGACAGAAAGAG GCCTGAGCTTCAAGGAAGCCGCAAGGAGATTGAAGGAGAACGGCCCAAATATTGCATTTGAACACACATTTTCGAGCTGGTGGCAGCTCCTTTGGCGTGCATTTTTTCATCCATTCAATGTTCTTCTGTTAGTCCTGTCAGCCGTCTCCTTCATAGCAGGTGATACTGCAAACGGATCTATTATGCTTGTGCTGGTGTCCATTAGTGTTGGCCTTCGATTTTTCCAG GAGTTCAACAGTTTAAAGGCTGCAATCAAGCTTTCAGAGCTCTTAAAAACTCCAGTCAGAGTTCAGAGATGTGCTGGCAGAGTTGTTCAAACGGAGTTAATAGTACAAATTGAACAGAAAGATGTGGTACCTGGTGACATTATCCATTTCAGTCCTGGTGATCTTTTTCCAGGCGATGTTCGATTATTAAATTCCAAAGATCTGGTTGTAAG TCAGTCATCACTTACTGGAGAATCAGGTACTGTGGAAAAAATAGCAGATATCAGAGAAGGACTAACCACTCCCGTACTTGAGTTGAGGAACATCTGCTTCATG GGAACAAGTGTTGCTTCTGGTTCTGGTACCGGCTTAGTCATCTCTACTGGACCTAAAACTTACATAAGTACCATATTTTCCACACTGGGCAAATGGAAAACACCAGATGCCTTCGAGAAAGGTGTACGGCATGTTTCGTATGCACTTGTTTGCTTTATGCTGGTTATAGTCCCTATTGAGGTATTTGTGGATTATTGTTCATCAAATAAGTTAAGTCAAAGTATCATTTTTGGTATGTCCGTTGCTGTGGGGCTTACACCACAAATGCTTCCTCTTATTGTTAACACGAATCTAGCCAAGGGAACACTTGCCATGGCCAAGGACAGGTGTTTAGTCAAAAGTTCTGTTGCAATACAAAACATGGGAGCCAT GGACATACTGTGTATGGATAAGACCGGAACTCTGACAATGGACCGTGCAATACTGTTTCACCACATAGATGCTTGGGCAGTGCCTAGAGAAAGGATTTTGCATTTTGCATTCCTAAGTTCCTACTTCAAGACAGTACAACAGAACCCCATAGATCAGGCCATCTTGGCATACACCTATACAGGAGGATACAGGTTTGAACCATCAAAATGGACAAAGATAAATGAGATCCCATTTGATTTTACACGAAGAAGAGCCTCTATTATACTCGAGGGAAATACAAGCAACATACTCACAGTTGACTTTCAGGGTTTAGCAGTTAAAAGACTGATGATAACAAAAGGAGCACTTGATGAATTACTAAGTATCTGTACTTTTATTGAGCATATTGAGAGCAGTACAACAGTTGCACTTGATCCAATGGAGCGTCAAAGAATCCTAAATACAAGTGAAGAACTGGGTAATGAAGGATTAAGAGTTCTCGGGATAGCAGCAAAAGCATTAAGATTG GAAATGAACAATACTAAAGAAGATGAATCGGACATggtttttttgggttttctgtGCTTCTATGATCCCCCTAAAGATACAGTTAAACAAGCTCTTTGGTGCTTAGCAGAGAAAGGTGTAAAGGCCAAAGTACTAACTGGTGACTCCCTTCCTCTTGCAATCAAGGTATGCAAAGAGGTTGGCATCCGCACCACCAATGTTATCACAGGGCCTGATTTAGAAATGCTCGACCAGGATGCATTTGATGAGATGGTCAAGAAAGTAACTGTTCTTGCTCGACTGACACCCACCCAAAAACTTCGTGTTGTCCAATCTCTGAAGACATCAGGAAATCATATTGTTGGATTTTTAGGAGATGGAATAAATGACTCCTTGGCCTTGGAAGCTGCTGATGTAGGAATATCAGTTGATTCTGGAGCATCAGTTGCTAAGGATGTTGCTGACATAATTCTGCTTGAGAAGGATCTCAATGTGCTTGTTGCAGGAGTTGTACGTGGAAGGATCACTCATGGAAATacaatgaaatatataaaaatgtctGTTGTAGCAAACATAGCTAGTGTTATATCGCTGCTTGTTGCTACTGTGTGCTTACCATTTGAACCATTAAGCCCCACACAGATTTTGACTCAGAATCTTCTTTATAATGTGGGTCAGATCCTAATACCATGGGATAAGATGGATGACGAGTATGTGAGCAGACCCCATAGATGGTCGGCCAAGGGCATATTGTTATTTATGATATGGAATGGACCTGTAAGCTCTATTTGTGACATTGgtacctttctttttctatgttgGTACTACAAAGCAAATACTTATTCCATGATGAATTTTTTTCACTCTGCATGGTTTCTCGAGGGCCTTCTGATGCAGACACTTATCATCCACCTGATCCGGACGGAGAAAATTCCTTTTGTACAAGAGACAGCATCATGGCCTGTTATCCTGTCCACTGTTTTAGCTTCTGTCATAGGAATTGCAATTCCATTTACTCCTATAGGAAAG aTTGTAGAAGTGTAA
- the LOC116258434 gene encoding uncharacterized protein LOC116258434 isoform X3, translating to MRHITAWLGRNGWQPSPNRDSIQDCLIQRSSSRSQRSDSRWGVKDVVARFLGRIFPQTQISKLPPEGGSEEKEKVITWLRSLALTERDLAFEYVNSTERGLSFKEAARRLKENGPNIAFEHTFSSWWQLLWRAFFHPFNVLLLVLSAVSFIAGDTANGSIMLVLVSISVGLRFFQEFNSLKAAIKLSELLKTPVRVQRCAGRVVQTELIVQIEQKDVVPGDIIHFSPGDLFPGDVRLLNSKDLVVSQSSLTGESGTVEKIADIREGLTTPVLELRNICFMGTSVASGSGTGLVISTGPKTYISTIFSTLGKWKTPDAFEKGVRHVSYALVCFMLVIVPIEVFVDYCSSNKLSQSIIFGMSVAVGLTPQMLPLIVNTNLAKGTLAMAKDRCLVKSSVAIQNMGAMDILCMDKTGTLTMDRAILFHHIDAWAVPRERILHFAFLSSYFKTVQQNPIDQAILAYTYTGGYRFEPSKWTKINEIPFDFTRRRASIILEGNTSNILTVDFQGLAVKRLMITKGALDELLSICTFIEHIESSTTVALDPMERQRILNTSEELGNEGLRVLGIAAKALRLEMNNTKEDESDMVFLGFLCFYDPPKDTVKQALWCLAEKGVKAKVLTGDSLPLAIKVCKEVGIRTTNVITGPDLEMLDQDAFDEMVKKVTVLARLTPTQKLRVVQSLKTSGNHIVGFLGDGINDSLALEAADVGISVDSGASVAKDVADIILLEKDLNVLVAGVVRGRITHGNTMKYIKMSVVANIASVISLLVATVCLPFEPLSPTQILTQNLLYNVGQILIPWDKMDDEYVSRPHRWSAKGILLFMIWNGPVSSICDIGTFLFLCWYYKANTYSMMNFFHSAWFLEGLLMQTLIIHLIRTEKIPFVQETASWPVILSTVLASVIGIAIPFTPIGKQCNIWSIRNFRHQKVLE from the exons ATGAGGCATATTACGGCATGGTTGGGGCGCAATGGATGGCAGCCCTCTCCCAATCGTGACTCGATTCAAGATTGCCTCATCCAAAGGTCATCTTCTCGGTCCCAACGTTCGGATTCGAGGTGGGGTGTCAAGGATGTAGTAGCACGATTCTTGGGGAGGATCTTTCCTCAAACCCAAA TAAGCAAGCTTCCGCCTGAAGGTGGGtctgaagagaaagagaaggtcATCACTTGGTTGAGGAGTCTGGCTCTAACCGAGAGGGACTTGGCTTTTGAATATGTCAATTCGACAGAAAGAG GCCTGAGCTTCAAGGAAGCCGCAAGGAGATTGAAGGAGAACGGCCCAAATATTGCATTTGAACACACATTTTCGAGCTGGTGGCAGCTCCTTTGGCGTGCATTTTTTCATCCATTCAATGTTCTTCTGTTAGTCCTGTCAGCCGTCTCCTTCATAGCAGGTGATACTGCAAACGGATCTATTATGCTTGTGCTGGTGTCCATTAGTGTTGGCCTTCGATTTTTCCAG GAGTTCAACAGTTTAAAGGCTGCAATCAAGCTTTCAGAGCTCTTAAAAACTCCAGTCAGAGTTCAGAGATGTGCTGGCAGAGTTGTTCAAACGGAGTTAATAGTACAAATTGAACAGAAAGATGTGGTACCTGGTGACATTATCCATTTCAGTCCTGGTGATCTTTTTCCAGGCGATGTTCGATTATTAAATTCCAAAGATCTGGTTGTAAG TCAGTCATCACTTACTGGAGAATCAGGTACTGTGGAAAAAATAGCAGATATCAGAGAAGGACTAACCACTCCCGTACTTGAGTTGAGGAACATCTGCTTCATG GGAACAAGTGTTGCTTCTGGTTCTGGTACCGGCTTAGTCATCTCTACTGGACCTAAAACTTACATAAGTACCATATTTTCCACACTGGGCAAATGGAAAACACCAGATGCCTTCGAGAAAGGTGTACGGCATGTTTCGTATGCACTTGTTTGCTTTATGCTGGTTATAGTCCCTATTGAGGTATTTGTGGATTATTGTTCATCAAATAAGTTAAGTCAAAGTATCATTTTTGGTATGTCCGTTGCTGTGGGGCTTACACCACAAATGCTTCCTCTTATTGTTAACACGAATCTAGCCAAGGGAACACTTGCCATGGCCAAGGACAGGTGTTTAGTCAAAAGTTCTGTTGCAATACAAAACATGGGAGCCAT GGACATACTGTGTATGGATAAGACCGGAACTCTGACAATGGACCGTGCAATACTGTTTCACCACATAGATGCTTGGGCAGTGCCTAGAGAAAGGATTTTGCATTTTGCATTCCTAAGTTCCTACTTCAAGACAGTACAACAGAACCCCATAGATCAGGCCATCTTGGCATACACCTATACAGGAGGATACAGGTTTGAACCATCAAAATGGACAAAGATAAATGAGATCCCATTTGATTTTACACGAAGAAGAGCCTCTATTATACTCGAGGGAAATACAAGCAACATACTCACAGTTGACTTTCAGGGTTTAGCAGTTAAAAGACTGATGATAACAAAAGGAGCACTTGATGAATTACTAAGTATCTGTACTTTTATTGAGCATATTGAGAGCAGTACAACAGTTGCACTTGATCCAATGGAGCGTCAAAGAATCCTAAATACAAGTGAAGAACTGGGTAATGAAGGATTAAGAGTTCTCGGGATAGCAGCAAAAGCATTAAGATTG GAAATGAACAATACTAAAGAAGATGAATCGGACATggtttttttgggttttctgtGCTTCTATGATCCCCCTAAAGATACAGTTAAACAAGCTCTTTGGTGCTTAGCAGAGAAAGGTGTAAAGGCCAAAGTACTAACTGGTGACTCCCTTCCTCTTGCAATCAAGGTATGCAAAGAGGTTGGCATCCGCACCACCAATGTTATCACAGGGCCTGATTTAGAAATGCTCGACCAGGATGCATTTGATGAGATGGTCAAGAAAGTAACTGTTCTTGCTCGACTGACACCCACCCAAAAACTTCGTGTTGTCCAATCTCTGAAGACATCAGGAAATCATATTGTTGGATTTTTAGGAGATGGAATAAATGACTCCTTGGCCTTGGAAGCTGCTGATGTAGGAATATCAGTTGATTCTGGAGCATCAGTTGCTAAGGATGTTGCTGACATAATTCTGCTTGAGAAGGATCTCAATGTGCTTGTTGCAGGAGTTGTACGTGGAAGGATCACTCATGGAAATacaatgaaatatataaaaatgtctGTTGTAGCAAACATAGCTAGTGTTATATCGCTGCTTGTTGCTACTGTGTGCTTACCATTTGAACCATTAAGCCCCACACAGATTTTGACTCAGAATCTTCTTTATAATGTGGGTCAGATCCTAATACCATGGGATAAGATGGATGACGAGTATGTGAGCAGACCCCATAGATGGTCGGCCAAGGGCATATTGTTATTTATGATATGGAATGGACCTGTAAGCTCTATTTGTGACATTGgtacctttctttttctatgttgGTACTACAAAGCAAATACTTATTCCATGATGAATTTTTTTCACTCTGCATGGTTTCTCGAGGGCCTTCTGATGCAGACACTTATCATCCACCTGATCCGGACGGAGAAAATTCCTTTTGTACAAGAGACAGCATCATGGCCTGTTATCCTGTCCACTGTTTTAGCTTCTGTCATAGGAATTGCAATTCCATTTACTCCTATAGGAAAG CAGTGCAATATTTGGAGCATCCGCAATTTTAGACATCAGAAGGTTCTTGAATAA